From a single Aquincola tertiaricarbonis genomic region:
- a CDS encoding RNA recognition motif domain-containing protein: protein MSTKIFVGNLPFSVTDASLRSNFGEFGKVLSAKVMMDRDTNKSKGFGFVEMAAAELAQAAIDGLNGMSVDGRTISVSLARPREDRAAPGGYGAQGYRASHRSDVGYGTDGFGGRG, encoded by the coding sequence ATGAGCACCAAGATCTTCGTGGGTAACCTGCCCTTTTCCGTCACCGACGCCAGCCTCAGAAGCAACTTCGGCGAGTTCGGCAAAGTGTTGTCGGCCAAGGTCATGATGGACCGCGACACCAACAAGTCCAAAGGCTTCGGTTTTGTCGAGATGGCAGCGGCCGAGCTTGCCCAGGCCGCGATCGACGGTTTGAACGGCATGTCGGTCGACGGTCGCACCATCAGCGTGAGCTTGGCGCGTCCCCGTGAAGACCGCGCCGCCCCGGGTGGCTACGGTGCCCAAGGCTACCGCGCCTCCCATCGCTCGGACGTCGGCTATGGAACGGACGGCTTCGGTGGCCGCGGCTGA
- a CDS encoding LysR family transcriptional regulator has protein sequence MRGSEFAELKAFAAVADRSSFARAAEHLGLSPSALSQTIRQLEARLGVRLLNRTTRSVSTTEAGARLHQRIAPLFADLDDAVAEAGAVAGQPVGTLRINTLGMAARQFIAPRLGRFHRAHPGVVLDIVVDDALSDIVEGRFDAGIRAGGRIEKDMIAVRLTPDVRMKIVSAPDYLARHGAPTTPADLAHHACINWRLQQDGRVYRWELHKRGKRLEVATEGPLVTNDASLGVAAALQGLGLLYAFDHAQVDEALAAGRLVPVMADWTVTKPGLFLYYASRRHPSAALMAFVDCLRDRDLQV, from the coding sequence ATGCGCGGGTCCGAGTTTGCAGAGCTGAAGGCCTTCGCGGCCGTGGCCGATCGATCGAGCTTTGCCCGCGCGGCGGAGCACCTGGGCCTGTCGCCTTCGGCCCTGAGCCAGACCATCCGCCAGCTGGAGGCCCGCCTGGGCGTGCGCCTGCTCAACCGCACCACACGCAGCGTGTCCACCACCGAAGCGGGCGCGCGGCTGCACCAGCGCATCGCCCCACTCTTCGCGGACCTGGACGACGCCGTGGCCGAGGCCGGCGCGGTGGCGGGCCAGCCGGTGGGCACGCTGCGCATCAACACGCTGGGCATGGCCGCGCGGCAGTTCATCGCGCCACGGCTGGGCCGCTTTCACCGCGCGCATCCGGGCGTGGTGCTGGACATCGTGGTGGACGACGCGCTGAGCGACATCGTAGAGGGCAGATTCGATGCCGGCATCCGGGCGGGCGGGCGCATCGAGAAGGACATGATCGCCGTGCGGCTGACGCCCGACGTGCGGATGAAGATCGTTTCTGCACCCGACTACCTGGCCCGGCACGGAGCGCCGACCACGCCGGCCGACCTGGCCCACCATGCCTGCATCAACTGGCGGCTGCAGCAGGACGGCCGCGTGTACCGCTGGGAACTGCACAAGCGCGGCAAGCGGCTGGAAGTGGCCACCGAAGGCCCGCTGGTGACCAACGACGCCAGCCTGGGGGTGGCCGCCGCGCTGCAAGGCCTGGGCTTGCTGTACGCCTTCGACCACGCGCAGGTGGACGAGGCCTTGGCCGCGGGCCGCCTGGTGCCGGTGATGGCCGACTGGACCGTCACCAAGCCGGGCCTGTTCCTCTACTACGCCAGCCGCCGCCATCCGTCGGCCGCGTTGATGGCGTTCGTGGACTGTCTGCGGGATCGGGATCTGCAGGTTTGA
- a CDS encoding nuclear transport factor 2 family protein — MSNTVALPAPIAAYFEADRQGPEAVALCFTPQAVVTDEGRQHHGRAAITAWKQAASRAFEYQVQPFSVVEEGRGEEHAWCVRSHVTGNFPGSPVDLRYHFRLDDGLVAALEITA, encoded by the coding sequence ATGAGCAACACCGTCGCGCTGCCCGCGCCCATTGCCGCCTACTTCGAGGCCGACCGCCAGGGTCCGGAGGCGGTGGCCCTGTGCTTCACCCCGCAGGCCGTCGTCACCGATGAAGGCCGCCAGCACCACGGCCGTGCCGCCATCACGGCCTGGAAGCAGGCCGCTTCTCGCGCCTTCGAGTACCAGGTGCAGCCCTTCTCGGTGGTGGAAGAAGGGCGGGGAGAAGAGCACGCCTGGTGCGTGCGCAGCCACGTCACCGGCAACTTCCCGGGCAGCCCTGTGGACCTGCGCTACCACTTCCGCCTTGACGACGGCCTGGTGGCTGCGCTGGAGATCACGGCATGA
- a CDS encoding phosphocholine-specific phospholipase C — protein sequence MTTRRSFLRGGAQAGLAAAAVGAFPPSIQRALAIPAHNATGTIQDVQHVVILMQENRAFDHYFGTLAGVRGFGDRFPIPLPDGRNVWQQRNASGQVILPFHLDGSVGNAQRANGTPHDWNDSQQAWDHGRMDQWPRYKNQISMGYFEQAEIPFQFALANAFTICDAYHCSMHTGTDANRSFFLTGTNGAVPTGTAFVTNEWDAIDGLPGGVDTGYTWTTYAERLEQAGVSWISYQNMPDEWGDNMLGAFRQFKRANIASGYPVSSGGSPGRPYTNTGQALPYHAYDPATDNANNPLYKGVANTLPGTSPENYLDAFRRDIREGRLPAVSWMNAPSIYCEHPGPSSPVQGAWFLQEVLDALTAVPEVWSKTVLIVNFDENDGYFDHVPSPSAPSPDGKGGFAGKTTLGAAEMAPEYFTHPKPAGSRSQPAPDGRVYGPGPRVPLFVISPWSRGGWVNSQVFDHTSVLRFLEARFGVMEPNISPFRRAVCGDLTSAFNFATPNTEVLPVLEGRRSKADADALRRQQERLQQIRPPVQQQLPLQAAGTRPSRALPYELATTCQVLPGAGSIANTRVQLSFINTGRQAAVFHVYDRLNLAALPRRYMVEAGKRLEDTWVPAGGGLYDLWVLGPNGYHRHFGGSAYRAVSAAQPRPEVQVRCDGRTGELVLLLSNAGSGPCSLTLQSNAYAAYSSSHTLAPRSETTLRLPVAGNGHWYDLSARVSGHPEYLRRLAGRVETGRHTVSDPALGA from the coding sequence ATGACCACACGACGCAGCTTCCTGCGCGGCGGTGCGCAGGCGGGCCTGGCGGCTGCGGCCGTGGGCGCGTTCCCGCCTTCCATCCAGCGGGCGCTGGCCATTCCGGCGCACAACGCCACCGGCACCATCCAGGACGTGCAGCACGTCGTGATCCTGATGCAGGAGAACCGGGCCTTCGACCACTACTTCGGCACCCTGGCCGGCGTGCGTGGCTTCGGCGATCGCTTTCCCATTCCGCTGCCCGATGGCCGCAACGTGTGGCAGCAGCGCAATGCGTCGGGCCAGGTGATCCTGCCCTTCCACCTCGATGGCTCGGTGGGCAATGCGCAGCGGGCCAATGGCACGCCGCACGACTGGAACGACAGCCAGCAGGCCTGGGACCACGGCCGCATGGACCAGTGGCCGCGCTACAAGAACCAGATCTCTATGGGCTACTTCGAGCAGGCCGAGATCCCGTTCCAGTTCGCGCTGGCCAATGCCTTCACGATCTGCGATGCGTACCACTGCTCGATGCACACGGGCACCGACGCCAACCGCTCGTTCTTCCTCACCGGCACCAACGGCGCCGTGCCCACCGGCACCGCCTTCGTCACCAACGAGTGGGACGCCATCGACGGCCTGCCCGGCGGCGTGGACACCGGCTACACCTGGACCACCTATGCCGAGCGGCTGGAGCAGGCCGGCGTGAGCTGGATCAGCTACCAGAACATGCCCGACGAGTGGGGCGACAACATGCTGGGCGCCTTCCGGCAGTTCAAGCGGGCCAACATCGCCTCGGGCTATCCGGTGTCCAGCGGCGGCTCGCCGGGCCGGCCGTACACCAACACCGGCCAGGCCCTGCCGTACCACGCCTACGACCCCGCCACCGACAACGCGAACAACCCGCTGTACAAGGGTGTGGCCAACACGCTGCCCGGCACCAGCCCCGAGAACTACCTCGACGCCTTCCGCCGCGACATCCGCGAAGGCCGGCTGCCGGCCGTCTCGTGGATGAATGCGCCGTCGATCTACTGCGAGCATCCTGGCCCTTCCAGCCCGGTGCAGGGCGCCTGGTTCCTGCAGGAGGTGCTGGACGCGCTCACCGCCGTGCCCGAGGTGTGGAGCAAGACGGTGCTGATCGTCAACTTCGACGAGAACGACGGTTACTTCGACCACGTGCCTTCGCCTTCGGCCCCTTCGCCCGACGGGAAGGGCGGTTTCGCCGGCAAGACCACGCTGGGCGCGGCGGAGATGGCACCGGAGTACTTCACCCATCCCAAGCCGGCCGGCAGCCGCAGCCAGCCGGCGCCCGACGGCCGCGTGTACGGCCCGGGCCCTCGGGTGCCCCTCTTCGTCATCTCGCCCTGGAGCCGCGGAGGCTGGGTCAACTCGCAGGTGTTCGACCACACCTCGGTGCTGCGCTTCCTGGAGGCGCGCTTCGGCGTGATGGAGCCCAACATCAGCCCCTTCCGCCGCGCGGTGTGCGGCGACCTGACCAGCGCCTTCAACTTCGCCACGCCCAACACCGAAGTGCTGCCGGTGCTGGAAGGCCGCCGCAGCAAGGCCGATGCCGATGCGCTGCGCCGCCAGCAGGAGCGGCTGCAGCAGATCCGCCCGCCGGTGCAACAGCAGTTGCCCTTGCAAGCGGCCGGCACCCGGCCTTCACGCGCGCTGCCCTATGAGCTGGCCACCACCTGCCAGGTGCTGCCCGGCGCCGGCAGCATCGCCAACACGCGGGTGCAGCTGAGCTTCATCAACACCGGGCGCCAGGCGGCGGTGTTCCATGTGTACGACCGGCTCAACCTGGCCGCGCTGCCGCGCCGCTACATGGTGGAAGCGGGCAAGCGCCTGGAAGACACCTGGGTGCCTGCGGGTGGCGGCCTGTACGACCTGTGGGTGCTGGGCCCCAATGGCTACCACCGGCACTTCGGTGGCAGCGCCTACCGCGCGGTGTCGGCGGCGCAGCCGCGGCCCGAGGTGCAGGTGCGTTGCGACGGCCGCACCGGCGAGCTGGTGCTGCTGCTGTCCAACGCCGGCTCGGGCCCATGCAGCCTCACGCTGCAGTCCAACGCTTATGCGGCCTACAGCAGCAGCCACACGCTGGCCCCGCGCAGTGAAACCACGCTGCGGCTGCCGGTGGCGGGCAATGGCCACTGGTACGACCTCAGCGCCCGTGTCAGCGGCCATCCGGAGTACCTGCGCCGCTTGGCCGGCCGGGTGGAAACGGGCCGGCACACGGTCAGCGACCCGGCGCTGGGTGCCTAG